One genomic region from Xyrauchen texanus isolate HMW12.3.18 chromosome 16, RBS_HiC_50CHRs, whole genome shotgun sequence encodes:
- the si:dkey-87k14.1 gene encoding leucine-rich repeat transmembrane protein FLRT2, with protein MEVQIRIWNKDFPTLISPWIPILLGLHMHLSRATTCPEECRCDRTFVYCNERGLTSVPLGLGEGYKTLYLHNNQINNAGFPLEMHNVASVETVYLYGNQLDEFPVNLPKNVRVLHLQENNIQTVSQAALAQLLRLEELYLDDNSISTVGVEEGAFREAISLKTLFLTKNHLSSVPIGLPEELRELRLDENRIALIAEDAFENVTGLERLLLDGNLLTDEGITPGAFQTLANLKILSIARNSLTVPPPNLPTEFLVKLNLQDNQMNEIPLTAFQGLHHLERLDISNNQLQSLTQGVFDSLHSLRQLTVRNNLWLCDCNIKWVILWLKSLPATLNVRGFMCQKPERVRGMVIRELTLELIQCPNSTATVPQFTQHPTLLSSSTTESVTQMAFTPPRSLPTPTPPPCALPLPTAGLDNEQRTNSPDSPRQESLRVSFVVLNSSCIQVSWVSTFTVTAYKVTWVKLGHSLLTGPMLETMVEGVHLGITLSNLEPKSTYRICVDPLDAFNNYLQGDSTICSEVTMKSASFQSNDNATGPEQATQQDPSSPLLLAGLIGGVVLVVLVLLLSIFCWHMHKKGRSDSSKWKYSRGRRKDDYCEAGTKKDNSILEMTETSFQIVSLNNEQLLKGEFCIQPIYTPNGGVGFSDSQRRNNSTTYCKSSVPESSPCHK; from the coding sequence ATGGAGGTACAAATCCGAATATGGAATAAAGACTTTCCAACTTTGATCAGCCCATGGATACCGATACTGCTTGGTCTTCACATGCATTTATCACGAGCCACAACCTGTCCCGAGGAGTGTCGGTGTGACAGGACCTTTGTTTACTGTAATGAGAGGGGTCTTACATCTGTGCCTCTGGGGCTAGGAGAGGGTTATAAAACCCTCTACCTCCATAACAATCAAATCAACAATGCTGGATTTCCCCTTGAAATGCACAATGTTGCCTCAGTGGAGACTGTGTATCTCTATGGCAACCAGCTTGATGAATTTCCTGTCAATCTTCCCAAAAATGTGCGGGTGCTCCACCTGCAGGAGAATAACATTCAGACAGTGTCCCAGGCTGCACTCGCACAGCTGCTACGTCTGGAGGAGCTCTATCTGGATGACAACTCCATTTCTACTGTGGGTGTGGAGGAGGGGGCCTTCAGGGAGGCCATCAGTCTCAAAACCCTTTTCCTTACCAAGAACCACCTGAGCAGTGTACCTATAGGGCTCCCCGAGGAACTGCgagagctgcggctggatgagAACCGCATAGCACTTATAGCCGAGGATGCGTTTGAGAATGTTACAGGGCTAGAACGCCTCCTTCTGGATGGGAACCTTCTCACAGATGAGGGAATCACCCCAGGGGCGTTCCAGACTTTGGCTAACCTTAAAATCTTGTCGATTGCTCGCAACTCCCTCACAGTTCCTCCTCCCAATCTACCGACTGAGTTTTTGGTAAAGCTTAACTTGCAGGATAATCAGATGAATGAGATTCCTTTGACAGCCTTTCAGGGGCTCCATCACTTGGAGAGACTGGATATTTCCAACAACCAGCTGCAGTCTCTCACACAGGGGGTCTTTGACAGCCTCCACAGCCTGAGACAGCTCACTGTTCGAAACAACCTTTGGCTCTGTGACTGCAACATTAAATGGGTCATACTGTGGTTAAAGTCCCTGCCAGCTACCCTCAATGTCCGTGGATTCATGTGCCAGAAACCAGAGAGGGTACGTGGCATGGTAATCAGAGAACTAACCCTGGAGCTCATCCAGTGTCCTAACAGCACAGCCACAGTCCCACAATTCACACAGCATCCCACACTGCTCTCTTCCTCCACCACTGAGTCAGTCACTCAAATGGCCTTCACACCCCCACGCTCCTTGCCTACACCCACCCCTCCACCTTGTGCACTTCCCCTACCAACTGCAGGCCTAGACAATGAACAGAGGACAAATTCCCCAGACAGTCCTAGACAGGAATCCTTACGTGTTTCCTTTGTCGTGCTGAACAGTTCATGTATTCAGGTAAGCTGGGTATCGACATTCACTGTTACAGCCTATAAGGTGACATGGGTCAAGCTGGGTCACagtttgcttactggcccaatgCTGGAGACAATGGTAGAGGGAGTGCATCTGGGAATCACGCTGTCAAACCTGGAGCCCAAATCCACCTATCGTATTTGTGTGGATCCGCTAGATGCTTTCAATAATTACCTCCAAGGAGATAGTACAATTTGCTCAGAGGTGACGATGAAGTCTGCTTCCTTTCAATCCAATGACAATGCCACTGGGCCTGAGCAGGCTACCCAGCAGGACCCCAGCTCACCTCTCCTATTGGCTGGCCTGATTGGTGGGGTGGTGCTAGTGGTCCTGGTGTTACTCTTGAGCATATTTTGCTGGCACATGCACAAGAAAGGAAGGTCAGACTCATCCAAATGGAAATACAGCCGAGGCAGAAGAAAAGATGACTACTGCGAAGCGGGGACAAAAAAGGATAACTCCATTCTGGAGATGACTGAGACAAGCTTTCAGATAGTTTCTTTGAATAACGAACAACTCCTCAAAGGGGAATTCTGTATTCAACCAATTTACACCCCTAATGGGGGTGTTGGATTCAGTGACTCACAAAGGAGAAACAATAGCACAACATACTGTAAGAGCAGTGTTCCAGAGTCCAGTCCATGccataaataa